The Runella slithyformis DSM 19594 genome segment CTCGTTTGCACTTATTAGCATCCAAAATTTGTTCAAGCCAATCACCTAAGTATCGAACAAGATCCTTATTAAAGGTTGTAACCAAAATTTTAAGGTGGGGGTTGTAGTCATGGTTTTCAACAATGTTTTTGATGCGCTCTGTAAGAACAACACTTTTACCACACCCAGCTGGCCCTAAAATTACTGTTGGTTTTCCCGTTGGTTTAGAGGCTTTTAATTGATCGACACTTAGTTTGATTTTTGTTCTATCTCTTTCAGTTACAGTAAACAGTTTAATTCCCGTTTGTAATGAAAGCATCATCTGTTGCTTTGTTAGAGCAAGACCAATAAAACTCATATCATCCCATGTTGCAGAATTTGACATCCCTTTTCCTCCATGTTTTTTAGCAAGTTCTTGCCTAAGTTTTGACACTTTTAACAATTGCCCCTGAAATAGCAAGTTATGGTTTTGGGTATAAATACCTTGCGTGAGATAGCCTTCATTATTGAGTTTTTGCTTCAATTCTTTCAAAAAAGCTACCTTCTTATCCTGATTTGAAGTGATTAACAATAGATTAATAGGTTTAAATGTGCTTACGAGTTCATCAAACCCTTTGGCTATCTCTTCTTTGTTATCAGACATATCAAATAAATAGCTTGAAGCAATCCAAGGGTTAGTAAGGGTTAAATTTTCTGGATTATTCCATGATACTACGGAGTATTTTGTAATCATGTTCGGTTCTTTGCAAAAAGGATAATATTCCACAAAATGCCTCCACAGATATTTTTCACCATATAACAACATAAATGGACTCGTATCTATGTTGATTACGGTAATCTTAGGTGTGCTCATACCTATCGCTTTCATTCCGCTAATAATCAACCCAACAGCCCATTGTATTGCACCTGTTCCAGCACCTAAATCAAATATTTCTATACGGGATTCTGCTGTGTTCAACAGTGCATCAGCAAAAAATGAAAGGAAGGTATTTACCCTACGGGCATGATACCAAAGAGAGTAAGTAAATGGCGTGTTTAATCTATCATAACATAGGTCTTTCCCTTTTATTAAGTCAAAGCTCTCTTCTTGGCAAATTGATAGTTCAAAATCAAAGTTAGCTTTAACACTATTTTTTTGATAATATTCAAATGCCGCCTCATAGATAATTTGGTCAAGGGTTTGTTGTTGCCCTTTAAGCCATAGTAAAAGTTTTTCTTTCATATTGGAGCAAATCCACTTTTCCCCTCACCAATGAAGGGTAATTTGTTTTTAAAAAGGCCAACTATTTCCTTATATTTTTTTTCATCCCAATTAAACTTATTTGTAAGCTTTACTGCTTCTTCACGAGTACTCGCAACAAATTTGCCTTTATCTGGATGGAAGGGCTGAACTACAAATTTTTTAACCCCCGTTTCTAAAAGACTTTCTATAAATGAATTAGCATCTTGAATTGGCAGCAGTGGTGTCATAGTTATACATGAATTAACCCCTGAATCATTTACTTCTTTTATTGCTTTTAACCTCGTCTTATTTGAAGGACATAATGGCTCAAATGCCTTTCTAACTTCCTCGCTGTCTGTTGTAATAGTCATATTTACCTGTACAGTATCAAATTGCAAAAACAAGTCAATATCTCTTGTAACAAGTGGACTACGTGTTTGTATAACCAATCTGACACGATGATAATCTATAAGTTCTTTTAATAATTTTCGAGTCAGTTCTAATTCTTTTTCGATGGGCTGGTAGGGGTCGGTTACACTACTAAGATATATGGTCTTATCAATGAGTGGCTTTCTTCTTTTTTTTATAAGTAGTGCGAGAGCATTTTCTTTCACTTTTAGCCAGTATCCCCAAGTATTTTTTTCTTCTTCACTTCTCGAAAAAAAAGCTGCATAACAATAATTACAACCGAATGTACATCCAGTGTATGGATTTAGAGTAAAATCGTATGCATCCATAAATCCTTTTCCCTCTGTTAGTATAGATGCGGATTGGATATATTCTATTTTACTTTTTCCCAGAGCATTTTTTTTTATGCTTTTGTCAGGGTTTTCAAACAAGTCCATTCTAATATTTTTTATATGTACCGAAAGTTATCAAAATATCTTCCTATCTAAATACTCAACTATTTTAATTTTCCAATGCTGTTCACCAACAACGCTATATACTTCTCCTTCATTGTATTAGACAAAAAACTCACCTGAATCAGGTCAATCATCGCAGTTTGTTTCTTTGCAAACTTGGCATAAACTCGTTCGGAGGATTTAGTAGGAATACCCAGCTTTGTGGCTAATTCATCAAAATCGGCTCGTCTCAGTCGGTTTTTCTTGCCATTTATGGTTAAGGCCGATTCTTCCAGGTCTTCGGGCATAGCCAATTTGGTAGAAACCAAATCGTAGGCGGGCGATAGAGACACCTCTCCATCGTCATACCGAATCAGCGAGAAGTTTTTTAGGTGCATATCGGCATTGCCCGTGAGAAAACAAAAAACAACCAACTCAAATAGAGCCAAGGCATCCAAACCTTTGTTGGTGGCATACGTACGAATCGTTTTACCCACTTTTTCAAGAGAGCCTCGGTATTTATGTTCAGTGAGGGTTTCGGTCAATTGGCATAAATCTTCCATGTGGATTTTTTTGTCCTTTTGTCGGTCAAAGCGTTTGGTCAGGTAAGCCAAATTACCCGATTGCAATCGAATCAGTGTATGTTCTGCTGTTTTAATCCCGCACAAAGCCGCCAACTTCATGGTCAAATCTTCATTTTCGGGTAGTGATTCAAAGTGGTCGGTTGGTGGTTTGAGGATATAATTTCCCCACAACCCTACTACTGTAAGGCGACTTGTTTGGGCATCCACTTTTTCTAAATCTAACGAGAGTTTGGGCTGCACACCTGTTACGGCTAC includes the following:
- a CDS encoding SPL family radical SAM protein codes for the protein MDLFENPDKSIKKNALGKSKIEYIQSASILTEGKGFMDAYDFTLNPYTGCTFGCNYCYAAFFSRSEEEKNTWGYWLKVKENALALLIKKRRKPLIDKTIYLSSVTDPYQPIEKELELTRKLLKELIDYHRVRLVIQTRSPLVTRDIDLFLQFDTVQVNMTITTDSEEVRKAFEPLCPSNKTRLKAIKEVNDSGVNSCITMTPLLPIQDANSFIESLLETGVKKFVVQPFHPDKGKFVASTREEAVKLTNKFNWDEKKYKEIVGLFKNKLPFIGEGKSGFAPI
- a CDS encoding HipA domain-containing protein; protein product: MNQRCLYCYQPLSEQEQDFHTKCCKNFFGTTIPPTLNLGAADLREMARRLIIRSVAVTGVQPKLSLDLEKVDAQTSRLTVVGLWGNYILKPPTDHFESLPENEDLTMKLAALCGIKTAEHTLIRLQSGNLAYLTKRFDRQKDKKIHMEDLCQLTETLTEHKYRGSLEKVGKTIRTYATNKGLDALALFELVVFCFLTGNADMHLKNFSLIRYDDGEVSLSPAYDLVSTKLAMPEDLEESALTINGKKNRLRRADFDELATKLGIPTKSSERVYAKFAKKQTAMIDLIQVSFLSNTMKEKYIALLVNSIGKLK